A window of Arcobacter sp. F2176 genomic DNA:
GAAAATAAACAAAATGGTGACATCCTTACAAAAAGTTCTGAAATCTTATCTTCAAATGTATCACACTTAAATACAGCTGCCCTTTCTCAAACGGCCTCTATTGAAGAGACAGCTGCTGCAATTGAAGAAACAACATCTTCAATCAGCGAAATTTCACAACAAGCTACTCAAATGCAAACATTATCAAAAGAGACATTAACTTATGCAACAGAAGGATTAGAGTTAGCAAATAAAACACAAAAATCTATGGATGAAATAAATAGTGCTACACAAGAAATCCTTGAAGCAACTTCAATAATTGACCAAATTGCATTTCAAACAAATATCTTAAGTTTAAATGCAGCAGTAGAAGCCGCAACTGCAGGAGAAGCGGGGAAAGGCTTTGCCGTAGTTGCAGGAGAAGTAAGAAACCTAGCAACAAGAAGTGCAGAAGCTGCAAAAGAGATAAAAGAACTAGTAGAAAAAGCTAATACGAAAGCTAGTGAAGGGAAATTTAGTTCTGAACAAATGATTGATGGATATTCTAAACTAAATGAAAAAATAAATACTTCAAGTAAAATTATCTCAAATGTTGCTGATGCTACAATAGAACAAAGTAAAGGAATTTCACAAATCAATGAAGCAGTTAGTGCAATAGATAAATTAACACAAGAAAATGCAAGAATTACTGGAGAAACACAAGAAATAGCTAAAAAAACAAATGATATAGCTATTAATATTATTAAAAATACTGATAATAAAAAGTTTTAATACTTATTAAAACTTTTTATTCTATCAAAAAGACTTATTCAGAAACTAGATATTTCATAATCAAACACAATCACAATCACAAATATACATTTAAAAATAATTATTACTATTTATATCATAATTAAATATTATTTTCTTAAAAAAAAATATTATTTTTGATATTTATTACAACTTTAATGTGTTATACTCCTTTCCTATTTTTACAAAGGATACAAATGAGTAATAAAGAAATATTATTAGAATCTACTACATTTATTGTTTCAGAAACTGATGAAAAAGGCATTATAAGATATGCAAATGATAAATTTTGTGAAGTGAGTGAATATACAGTAGAAGAACTTATTGGGCAACCACACAACTTACTTAGACATAAAGATATGCCCAAATCAACATTTGAAGATTTGTGGAAAACCATTCAAGAGGGCAAAATATGGAAAGGTTTTGTAAAAAACAGAACTAAAAACGATAATTTTTATTGGGTCTATTCTACTGTATATCCACTTACTTTAAGTGATGGCAGTAAAGGTTATATGTCATGCAGAAAAGTTGCATCAAGAAATGAAATAGAAAAAGCTACAAAGCTTTATAGCACAATGAAATAAGGAAATTCTATGAATATTATAGAAAACAGCTCAATTAAAAAAAGACTCTTTTTAATCTTTATTGTTCCTCTTCTTGCAATTATTTTTTT
This region includes:
- a CDS encoding methyl-accepting chemotaxis protein; amino-acid sequence: ENKQNGDILTKSSEILSSNVSHLNTAALSQTASIEETAAAIEETTSSISEISQQATQMQTLSKETLTYATEGLELANKTQKSMDEINSATQEILEATSIIDQIAFQTNILSLNAAVEAATAGEAGKGFAVVAGEVRNLATRSAEAAKEIKELVEKANTKASEGKFSSEQMIDGYSKLNEKINTSSKIISNVADATIEQSKGISQINEAVSAIDKLTQENARITGETQEIAKKTNDIAINIIKNTDNKKF
- a CDS encoding PAS domain-containing protein, coding for MSNKEILLESTTFIVSETDEKGIIRYANDKFCEVSEYTVEELIGQPHNLLRHKDMPKSTFEDLWKTIQEGKIWKGFVKNRTKNDNFYWVYSTVYPLTLSDGSKGYMSCRKVASRNEIEKATKLYSTMK